The following DNA comes from Xyrauchen texanus isolate HMW12.3.18 chromosome 21, RBS_HiC_50CHRs, whole genome shotgun sequence.
tgaactcattgtcatgttcaagaaaccaatttgaaatgattcgagctttgtgacatggtgcattatcctgctggaagtagccatcagaggatgggtacatggtggccataaagggatggacatgctcagaaacaatgctcaggtaggctgtggcatttaaacgatgcccaattggcactaaggggcctaaagtgtgccaagaaaacatcccccacaccattacaccaccaccaccagcctgcacagtggtaacaaggcatgatggatccatgttctcattctgtttacgccaaattctgactctaccatctgaatgtctcaacagaaatcgagactcatcagacaaggcaacatttttccagtcttcaactgtccaattttggtgagctcttgcaaattgtagcctctttttcctatttgtagtggagatgagtggtacccggtggggtcttctgctgttgtagcccatccgcctcaaggttgtgcatgttgtggcttcacaaatgctttgctgcatacctcggttgtaacgagtggttatttcaggcaaagttgctcttctatcagcttgaatcagtcggcccattctcctctgacctctagcatcaacaaggcattttcagcccacaggactgccgcgatactggatgtttttcccttttcacaccattctttgtaaaccctagaaatggttgtgcgtgaaaatcccagtaactgagcagattgtgaaatactcagaccggcccgtctggcaccaacaaccatgccacgctcaaaattgcttaaatcacctttctttcccattctgacattcagtttggagttcaggagattgtcttgaccaggaccacacccctaaatgcattgaagcaactgccatgtgattggttgattagataattgcattaatgagaacttGAACAGGtgtcctaataatcctttaggtgagtgtatatggttACAGACAAATAATAGTACAGTGAATTCGATCACAGAAACCTCTCCTCTTTCTTGCACGTGACTCCAATATCTCAAAGGAGTGGATCACGTAAGCTTCAGTGACACCTTCTTCACTCCTATTGGTAGTTGCTGTTGAAAATTGCTCATCATTAGCATAAAGATAATTTAGGTGCCGGCCAATGTGTCCGGTAATTATAAAGTTTACCagacaaatttgaaaaaaaaaaaaataataataatttctgtatttattttgcaCTGTAATTCGATGGACTATGCAATATAGTAATAACCCAATcaagtcaaattaaaaaaatcatttgtTCATTATagctgtttttttaataataataaaaaaaaaccgcAGTCATGGATTTTAGTCTAATTAAGCAAAAACATTCAGACCAAAAACAGAGGGCAAAGCAAAAAGCTAAACTGCACTTTGCCACATCTTTTTGCTCAtaaagatatattaaaataacaaaaatctcGAAGTTATGTCAAATAATTTCTCACTTTGGCCtgtttctttctctttatttttatgattttctcaGATTTCACTTAGCACAGAAGCGTTTTGCTGCCAACATTGTCAAATGTGTGCAATGTTTCTATACAGTTGAGATGCACATAATCATGGTGTCCTTCAAAAGAAGACAAACATTACTGTTTTAATGCGATTCTGAAGTGTGACGCTTTTCACTTTGGGCATGCGAGACGGGTATAACGCAAGCGTCTTTTGCCAGTGTGATACAACGTGCTGTAGTTGTATGATGTTGACTACAGTTTTCAGTAATGTTTAAACCTCCAAGGCAGTGAAGCATCACACTGTATACTTGTGGCATCAACTAAAAGGGTTGCTGATGCTACGTGTTAATATTTTCACGAACATTGTGTCCGAAATTGCTTTAATTCGTCAGACATTGGTACGTTTTTACGGTCAGAAACTGGTAATTACCGGCTAAAGGAAACTCTGATGACCACATCTAGTTGCCAACCGTCGCTGTGGCTTAAGACGGCAGAAGTCGCCAGCTTTCATTGAACATGAAATGAAATATGTATACTATATAGACACTTGTTTCAACATTAAAAGTGAAGCAGAACATGACCTGACCTGATGTTCTGCAGTTGCATCAGTGCAAACattatttgttgttgaaatgatgCTTGAATCATTAACAATGTGTGATTTAATGtcttaaagctgatgtaactttttcagttaaAATACTTCCTTCTATCCCAACATAATATTCAGATAcaactttaagtaagccattcataggttcattTTCAGAAAGTTTGTTTTTGCGTTTTTCGTTTGGTGGCGCTAGCGGCGCAGAAactacatacttcagctttaagtgtgTATTTATATCCCTGATTGTATAGAACTGTGACTATTCAGGTGTCAGTTTTGGTGTCACACAGCAGATGGAACGAGTGCTCTCTGTAAGGGACTGAAAATATATCAGAACTACAGTATCCTGTTCTAAACCTCTCATGGtgttttactatagtattgtGTGGGCGGTTTATGATATCACAGCAAACTATTTTCAAGGGTATCTGTGTCACACCCGCAATAGAATTTGTGACTGTGGAACCGGTTGCTTGGACTGTATTGTTCCTGAATGTTCCGTCATCGGAAGTATTTGCTATGTGATTGAGTTTTGTGATTATGATTTTCTTATTAAACTGTTAAAGGCTTATTTTAAATCTCGTGTTTGAGCATATTTATGCACTGACAGCAGAACTGGAATAGAATGAGAGTTGGATGCCCAATTGCAGCGCAGTGTCTTTAAAGCTCCACCCACTCCTCACAGTCCGCTCCAATCAGAGCTGAGTTCAGTGAGTTGTGAGGTCAGAGTTCAGGTGAGGCTCCTGGGGGGGGGGGTGTGCAGGTAGAACTGCATTCCTGACAAAGCTCAGCTGATACTCTCTGAATGTTCTAGATTGTTTGGTGTGATTGTATTTGAGGTGGAGAACGGGAGTGACAAACACGCACATACATGTCAAGATATGTTCAGGGTGATTTAATAAGTGATGCAGCTGAAACACACACTGATGTGACTTAACATGATGGTCCTCACAGCTATTGTTCCTCTCCATGTCTGCTGTGAGTTTGAGATGATGATATCATAAACCGTGGTTGAGTTTCTTACTATTTCTTATAAACTGGATGTAGGATGGTAGTTTGCCATTCCAAGCTCCGCAACAGAGCCGCATATAGATGTACTGTAATAATAGGGAAATGAATGTCCTTCAGCAGGCCAGTGGGATTGGATGATGTTTGTCATCTGGTGTTGCAGCTCAGGTAAAGCTGACTAACAGCTGAAAGATAAGCAGTATGCGATTTTGGCCACGTTCACACACTGCAGTTTTGGAAGTAAAAAAGTAGACGTTTTTTTTGCTATGGTTAACCTACAACAGCAATGATTTGCCATCGCAAAAAGAGTTTGTGTTTGGTGTTCACTGTTCTTGAcaagtattagtagtaataggGCTGTCACTAtctaacaaataaaatgtatcgAGTAATCTGAAAAATGATTTAATATCTCAAATTGCATAAAGTTGTCTGTGACGTTTGGCTAAAATGCATAATTAACCTAAGTTTTGATATTCAATCGTAGAGAACATCAAAAACTATCAACCTTTTTTAGATTGTACAGACAATATCTAAAGCCAACAGCCGGGTTGGGGAGTAactttttaaattgtaactatagtggaatacagttacatttaaaagagattattttgcattttattgttatttgtttaatgGATTATTTAGTCTATTCAGCTGGAAAATATTTATCCGTATAAATGTGATTAGATGACGTTATTGTGTACATTGTTTTGAATTAAGTTTGAAGCAGCAGAAAtggttaaccttgtgtaaattgtcatttgAACGTTTAGATTTATGCTAAgttaaatgttatttctagccctTTTACATGCACGATTAACTACATTAGATCATAATtatttttctctagtaagacatttgatattagggtaaaaatcctattcttgatgagaaataatatttgtattgttgtccttcaaaaattttggaaaaatccttaaaacaagataaatttacttcatcttgttttagaagtaACACTGCATAATATCTTTGGGCTTTTTtcagaaattgtattttaaatgtgtctTACTATActggtgtaacgggagccagctggtatgtgatagctgtgcagtatgtgtaaacttcactcccctggcctcgaggctcactagcgactgatgctagaggctgtttttttcacttgttctgactttaaattagtttaataacaagtaaataaatctgcCATTGTTGAAGAAGTAtatagattactcaaggtctgtAACACTAGAATAATAGAATATTTTCCAGcaggtattctgtaatctgtacagATGACATAATTACgatgtggaatacattttaaaagtaaccatcCCAACCCTGGCCGACAGACACCCAAAGCAATTTAAGAAATGTATTCAAGCTGccagacatatttttttttttgttcttttttttctctcattaacTAGTGAAACACGATCTACCCTACTTCAGTTTAGAAATCAAATATGGGAAAACAGCCcatgaaaataaaatacttgtaatAACAATGTCTGCCCACCAATCTTGTTTATTGAGGAGATATGTTAATGGTTATACTATTTTATGGACAtataaaagcacattttaattatttatgtacaATCACTTACATGCAACACAGAATACACTAAGCTATTTACAGTAATTGTGTCATTGAGAGATGCATGTTTTCACTCTCGTGTTGAGCTATAGCAGTTGCAGGCATTAATGCGCTTGTGCTACATACTGCCCAGATCGCAAAAGCTTGTCGCTTGCCACATATATCGTGTAATATGCCCTTAAACATCTTGACATTCAGTTCTTTTTTTTGAGCAAAATGGTTTTTACTGTTTCATATTGCGTATGCGGGGGCGTGACACGTGCATCCATGTGGCTTTAAAGTGTCATGAAACCCTCCTAGTTCAGCGACAATCATTCACAACTGATACAAGACTCATAAAATGGGTGTGAAAATATGTGGGCGGTTACGGGGGTGAAAAGGGGGTTGGATGGGAGGTGGTCAAGAGCTGCATCTCACTCAGAGATGTGGATGAACATCACATTATGATGAAAACAAACGAGATTTGAGGCACTTTGCTGTATATTTATCATGGGACAAGTGTGAAGAGTGCAGACAATAGAATCTGCACAAAGATTTGGATGTTTTGCTCAAACTTAAGAATGAAGTGAGAACAGCACTCAGAGCAGACCAGACATTACCATCAAAACCAGCACTGCTTTGAGACTTTACATTAGTTCATAGATATTTATTCTTACAAggaatgttttaaattttaatataAGTTCAATTCTATtgtcagcatttgtgggataatgtttaTTACAGAAAATGATTTAGACACATCCCTAATTTTCCCTAACTTTAAATACAAACTGTTTttcacaagtatagccacaatcctttttttgtgtgtgtgtgtggattttctccccaatttggattaCCCAGTTccaaatgcgctccaagtcctcttggtggcatagtgactcgcctcaatccaggtggcggaggacgaatctccgttTCCTCCGTGCCTGTGACTGTcagtccacacatcttatcacgtggcttgagcgcgttaccgcagacaCCTAGCACGTGTAGTCCCACGCTATTCCccatggcatccacgcataactcgccacgcgccccaccgagagcgagaaccacattatagcatctCTACCCTCTctaacaaccaggccaatatggtggcttaggagacctggctggagttacttagcacgccctagattcgaactcacgactccaggtgtgatcaTCGgcatcaatactctctgagctacccagaccccgaTCATCAATTATTCATTGACATTTTAAGTAAAACTGAAGTTAGTGATCGCACTCGTATcagctattttatttttgtgtctgcGAGTTTATTATTCCATAAAGCTGCTTCTCAGACCACTATTCACTAAACTTTCATTAAGTGAAATTTAAGcagtgttttacattttcaaacagaaTTTGAAGGTCATTTTTTGTACATCGCCGTTTCAATTATTGGCAGTCCTGCCCATTTGAGGGTTTGACCAATACATGGAGCCCAGTGTCCAATAAACAGTTAGATACTTTTTTCAAACACAAGTAGCGCTCCTTATGCTCCAATAGGCTCTCAGTGAAGCACAGCTTTCGGGACCCAATTTTTCCCAATCTTGTCCAATAAACATCAATCTTTCACTCTATTACAATCAGTTGTTCAGGTATTTACCATAGAATCCTACTGAGTCATGGCTTCTATAATGGTCTATTGGCCGAGGGACCACATATGTCTGTGGACATATTAATGTAGAAAAAAATGGATAACATTACTTGATTGAGCAATGCAATATTGACGTGTCCATACTTTACTCTTTTATTTGCTAAAATTTGTAAATGCGCCAAGAGTGATTTGTAATACAGATAGACATGTtgattatttgtacatttattaaatgtgTCATTGCCACATTTATGTTGACATTTTAGAGGAAGTCATGTTTACATTGACCTGTGGTGTCTGTGATGACCTGAGCTGACCTTGACATACTGtctgtctctgtttgtgtgtctgtctgtctgtctcagggAGCAGCCGATCTTCACAACTCGAGCTCATGTGTTCCAGATTGATCCCAGCACTAAGAAGAACTGGGTTCCTGCCAGCAAACAGGCCGTGACGGTGTCATACTTCTATGACAGCACACGCAACAGTTACCGCATCATCAGCGTGGATGGGTCAAAGGTCAGGAAGACACATGTGtatggagacacacacacacagcacattgAGGATCTCTCTCGGCAATGGGTTTATGGTTTTATGTTGCCATGGAGATTTGGATCAGTCCCGTAGTATGGAGGCGGCAGTGATGATGCCGcagaacagacacacacacctgctgctgTCACTATGAGAGTGGGAACATGAGGAAATACAGACACACAGTTTAAGAGCGTTTGCTCAGTGTGTTAGTCGCAGACAAACACGCACAGTGAGGTTAAACCGTTCAGATTCAAGAATGACGCTGTAAATGTGTGTGGCTATCCTGCTACTAATTAAGAAGTCTTCTAATAGTTTTCACCGCTGAATGTAATTGTCAATACATTTGATCacacattacatttattatagaaatattgttttattatgagGACGGagacttaaaatattaattattcagTTTTGATATTGTGATTCTGTTAACTTCCCTTCTCTAAATGGAAGTGACATCACACAGTTCCATAAATgtacaaagagtgtgtgtgtttatatatttagGCAGAAGATAATAAAACCTGACACATGTGTCATATAGTAATTGCTTCATAAAATGACTTTATGATGTTAGTTTAAATCAAAACATATTGGCAGTTGTGTTTTTGGCTAAGAAtaatccttgtgtgtgtgtgtttgtttgttcaggTCATTATCAACAGCACGATTACTCCCAACATGAACTTCACTAAAACTTCACAGAAGTTCGGTCAGTGGGCCGATAGTCGAGCGAACACAGTGTTTGGCCTTGGCTTCGCCTCTGAACAACAGCTGTCTAAGGTTTGACAACACGTCACGCATGCATgctcgcacacatacacacaccgacCGTCATGCTTGCATGTTGTTGCACAGTGAGTCAGAACTGTGAGCGCATTACACGCGGTTGTTCTTGATCTATTATAATTAGCTGTGATGGTCAGTTgattaaattgtgttttgttgCGGCCTCATTTAACTTCAGCAGCCAAATATGTTTTATTGACTTttatatgttaatttataaaaagttATCTGTCTAAAAGTCTTTTAACCATCAGAAGTGAATGTTTCTCTGCAAGTCACTGGTGTAAGTGATGGTTTATCTTTGTCACAGTTTGCTGAGAAGTTTCAGGAGGTGAAAGAAGCTGCGAAACTGGCCAGAGAGAAATCACAGGAGAACATAGAAACGTCCAGCGAACATTTACTGGTACATGTGACATCAAACATCTCCTCCTTTATCCAACTTAGCTCATTGCTCTAACAATAAATCATTTGAACATTTGATCTGTTGAACGCATGACAGGCCAAAAGTTTAAAGACCGCCACAGTGAAAGATACATAAAAGATACAAAACTGACTCAATATTGTAACATTATTGATATGAAACaaggttattttgtacttctaaaacatatttgcacttctgtttttgcagtttaaaacacagccttttaaaGATTAGTAATCACACAAAGCCATTTTGCAATTTCAATCTCAATTCAATCAAACGTGCAGCATTAATGAATATCAGACTGATATCGGAGAAGTCAAAGTGTGTtggtttcaaagcgttttggatgGTTTACCTCATGTAGCTTATAGGTTATTACCGATTTCACAACCGTCATGTCCATTTATGGCGTTTTTCCACATTAAAGTGAGAACGAgacagaataaaaatgaaatattatatgTTCTTACGAGTGCCAACTCTTTTACAAGTTTTTACAAAGTGAGTtactaattaattaaataaataaaccattgttttttttttccttttcatatTTGCGTTTTCATGTGTATTACCGATAGGCCAGTTTAATTTAGTCTAAAAATGGCCGATGAATATCGGCAGCCGAAAatttggtgcatccctactactTACTAAACTACATTTTGTAGTAGTAAGACACTAGTTCAGCCGTTTTCAAAAcactattgcttttttttttcagtaacaagctacttttagTACTTTTACAAGTAGCAGTGTAGTCTGACAAAATGGTATATTGGTATTTTTTATGTCTCATTCTATTGTACTCCCAGCCACTGAACATTGTGTGAAGTCAGCCAATCCGATTGTAATTTGTGAGATCTCTtggcatttttgtgtgtaatgtgtCAGAGTGATAAATATTTGTCCAATCAGGAATCTGGCCGTGAAACTCCATCAGACAATCAGGCATCCAGCTTCAACGGAACGGATGATGAGAAAATTTCATATGGCCCAGAGAACGAGGTGCTAAAGAGCGAAAACGACCAACTCAAATCTGTCGTAGATCAGAGGTAGTAATTCTGTTAAGTATGCTGGTGTTCCTACCAGACTGTtcaactagcttaaccagcaagcctACCTAAGTTAActagcttcatcagaaagaccatgcttgCTGGTGACCAGTATTTTTAGCTTGGAAATTCacactggtctaagctggccttTTCAGATGGGAAAACACACCGTATTATTTGAGTaagtctgtttttttgtttgacaGTAAGAAGTGGGAGACTGAGCTGCAGGGACTGAAGGAAAGTAATGCGCGGCTGGCTGACGCGCTGCAGGAAGCAAACAGCAATGCTGAGAACTGGAAGAGTGAAGTGACAAAATGTCAAGAGGAGAATAATCAACTGAGGAACAAGGTGAATACAGTTTGATTGATCTATGATTCGTTTAGTAATCATCACAGTTGGGTTAGAGTACAAGTTAATTGCTGTTGGGTAAGAATTAAGGTTAATCGCAGTTCTGGTTTGGACAATTGAACCCAATCTCTGGTTTAGAATCTGACAGGTACCATTTCTGCTCTTTGTATTTGATTGAGCTGTAATATTGGGTTACCGATTGAATATTGTAATAAGAGTTTAACAAGCCCAAGTGTATGCTTCACTCAAGAGCTGTAGATGGAAGCTGGAGAGTGTAATGATGATTTCTGTGTGTGTAGATCTCGGAGTTGGAGTTGCA
Coding sequences within:
- the LOC127661556 gene encoding homer protein homolog 2-like isoform X2, encoding MEQPIFTTRAHVFQIDPSTKKNWVPASKQAVTVSYFYDSTRNSYRIISVDGSKVIINSTITPNMNFTKTSQKFGQWADSRANTVFGLGFASEQQLSKFAEKFQEVKEAAKLAREKSQENIETSSEHLLESGRETPSDNQASSFNGTDDEKISYGPENEVLKSENDQLKSVVDQSKKWETELQGLKESNARLADALQEANSNAENWKSEVTKCQEENNQLRNKISELELQCKGVNVERERNAQLTVRIQELEADLQDKQLELEDLRKQAEIIPQLMAECESITAKLKAAELTNRNLNEQMKQLNGEINDSEQKQKNVKTELKKFMDVLDGKIDELHEVRQGISKLGIDN
- the LOC127661556 gene encoding homer protein homolog 2-like isoform X1, producing the protein MGEQPIFTTRAHVFQIDPSTKKNWVPASKQAVTVSYFYDSTRNSYRIISVDGSKVIINSTITPNMNFTKTSQKFGQWADSRANTVFGLGFASEQQLSKFAEKFQEVKEAAKLAREKSQENIETSSEHLLESGRETPSDNQASSFNGTDDEKISYGPENEVLKSENDQLKSVVDQSKKWETELQGLKESNARLADALQEANSNAENWKSEVTKCQEENNQLRNKISELELQCKGVNVERERNAQLTVRIQELEADLQDKQLELEDLRKQAEIIPQLMAECESITAKLKAAELTNRNLNEQMKQLNGEINDSEQKQKNVKTELKKFMDVLDGKIDELHEVRQGISKLGIDN